One region of uncultured Methanolobus sp. genomic DNA includes:
- a CDS encoding peptidase domain-containing protein: MKRIAIAFLVFLLCVSVAGASSSETAIEAVSGSAGTIGIRSLSYYIDQGDTNWHGYPLYTSTTSMTIDLNWGDTSDSLKLYVYDPDDNLEGIYYDSADGRINGRTKVTIYDSNGLQQGTWSLAVYGYSVTGTEDYSI; this comes from the coding sequence ATGAAAAGAATAGCAATAGCATTTTTAGTTTTCTTGCTTTGCGTTTCCGTCGCAGGTGCAAGTTCGTCTGAAACAGCAATCGAAGCAGTTTCAGGCTCAGCTGGAACAATTGGTATAAGATCACTTTCTTATTATATAGATCAGGGTGACACTAATTGGCATGGTTATCCATTGTACACATCCACAACTTCAATGACAATTGATCTGAATTGGGGAGATACAAGTGATTCATTAAAACTTTATGTTTATGATCCAGATGATAACCTTGAAGGAATATATTATGATTCTGCAGATGGCCGTATTAACGGTAGAACTAAAGTGACAATATACGATTCTAATGGTCTTCAGCAAGGAACTTGGAGCCTTGCAGTGTATGGATATTCAGTAACTGGAACAGAAGACTATTCTATATGA
- a CDS encoding winged helix-turn-helix transcriptional regulator yields MNKIILLFLLFIFLMPHCYGNNNPVVFNNVSSESHVSYGAQELLSFWDLSFKLKTVAIGFIIMGLGWKIVALLTAWAKKDPNNKNRQKILQFIEENPGITVKTIGNDLGIKRGTVRYHVDNLKEAGKILMFRNGNYVSLFKNESALWNKNHGLIEPHLPGATCKKVCRMIYENPGISNMELCKKLGLSKGTVSSHIKTLDDMNCLEVEMTGKFKKYNLREGYHPDELPLFERIR; encoded by the coding sequence ATGAATAAAATAATTTTGCTTTTTCTCCTTTTTATTTTTTTGATGCCTCATTGCTATGGGAATAATAACCCAGTTGTTTTCAATAATGTATCGTCGGAATCTCATGTTTCTTATGGTGCACAGGAACTTCTATCTTTCTGGGATCTTTCATTTAAACTAAAAACAGTAGCAATAGGTTTCATCATCATGGGCCTTGGCTGGAAAATAGTCGCTCTTCTCACAGCATGGGCCAAGAAAGACCCCAATAATAAAAATCGACAGAAGATACTTCAGTTCATTGAGGAAAATCCGGGCATTACAGTCAAGACAATCGGAAATGATCTTGGCATCAAGCGTGGAACCGTGCGGTATCATGTGGACAATCTAAAGGAGGCGGGCAAGATTCTCATGTTCAGGAACGGAAACTATGTGAGCCTGTTTAAAAATGAAAGTGCTTTATGGAACAAGAATCACGGACTTATCGAACCACACCTTCCGGGCGCAACCTGCAAGAAAGTCTGCCGCATGATCTATGAGAATCCCGGAATATCCAATATGGAACTTTGTAAGAAGCTTGGACTCTCTAAGGGCACCGTAAGTTCCCACATCAAAACACTTGATGACATGAACTGTCTTGAAGTGGAAATGACTGGGAAGTTCAAAAAATATAATTTAAGGGAAGGTTACCATCCCGATGAGCTGCCCCTGTTTGAAAGGATACGCTGA
- a CDS encoding Ig-like domain-containing protein: MVKNNFFESTVVTLVCFAVIASVFVIPASAETDPGFTIGLTGDEILLSPSSATATVGDQHTVTATVQDDDGNPVESKRVNIDVKSGPHASYDHAGITDANGQLSFTYTGTATGTDVIVASFMDNQDVVITSNEGTCIWEDSGNNNNNNEIPEFPTIALPIAAIIGIAFIFNRRKEE; encoded by the coding sequence ATGGTAAAAAATAATTTCTTTGAGAGTACAGTGGTTACGCTGGTCTGTTTTGCTGTGATTGCATCAGTTTTTGTCATTCCAGCAAGTGCAGAAACAGATCCAGGGTTCACTATCGGTTTAACAGGGGACGAAATCCTTCTTAGTCCTTCATCAGCTACAGCTACAGTAGGAGATCAACACACAGTGACAGCAACAGTTCAGGATGATGATGGAAATCCTGTTGAATCAAAGAGGGTTAACATTGACGTTAAATCCGGACCTCATGCAAGTTATGACCATGCCGGAATTACAGATGCCAATGGTCAGCTGAGTTTCACATACACCGGCACAGCTACAGGAACCGATGTAATTGTTGCAAGTTTCATGGATAATCAGGATGTTGTAATTACTTCCAATGAGGGAACCTGTATCTGGGAGGATTCTGGCAACAATAATAACAATAATGAAATTCCGGAATTCCCAACGATTGCACTTCCAATAGCTGCAATCATCGGAATTGCCTTCATCTTCAACAGAAGGAAAGAGGAGTAA